TGCTGCGCCTGTACGAGCAGTGCGCCAGCATCGCCGCCGGCCGGCCTGGCGAGTGGTCGGTCGTGAAACTCCGCCACCAAGGCCGAGGCGTCAGCTGGCTCGACTACCCGGAGTTCGACACGGACCCGCACCCCCGACTGGCCGCTTCCTACGCCGTCGACTTGAGGACCCTTAAATCCTCCTTCACTTCCTACGCAGACTCAGTCAACCGACCACTTCTGCATCGCAAGCACGAGTTTCTGGCCGAAGACGACCCGGACGCACAGAAGTACCGGCGTCTGACAGAAGCCGAGGTCCGTGCCGGCCTGTACGAGAGTCCCCACCTAATCGGAACGGAGGAGGGCTGGGAACGCGAACTGGCCAGATGCGGTAGGGCTTTGAGGGGACAACGGTTGGTGCGGCGTCCCGACTACACCTGAAGCCGTCACATCGGCCACAGAGGCGTTCAGCTCGGTCACCGTTGTCAGTGGGACATGAGACGCTCCCTCCATGACCACCACTCACACGGAGGGCGCCTGCCTGCCCTCGTACCGCACCGCGCCCACACTCGCGCTTGCTGCGCCGGAGGATCACGTCCGTGAACTCACCGACTGGGTGGAGCATGCCTCGGGCGGTGGGGCAGCCGAGCAAGCCAGTTGGGAGAACGCTTACAGGTGGCTCCGCCTTGCCCAGGGGCTGCGTACGGTTACCCTCGATATGTCGTACGACGACGGGGGCATGTGCGCGGCAGGCAGCGACTTCGACGTCGTCTGGTCGGAGATGATGGAGGAGTGGCAGCTCCACCTCGTGCGGCTCGGCTACGTTCGGGCGGCGCTCGAAGGATTCGTCAGAGTGCTGTACCCGGACTGCTCGCAGCCCGTTGCCGCCATCGAGAGGGCGGAGCGCCAGTTGTCTCACCGCACCCACGTCTGGCCAATGCACTCACGCGCGGTCGCTGAGCACCTCACAGCTCACGTGCGGAATCAGCCCAGCGACACCGCTGTATCCGTCGCCTCCGGTGTCGCCGCAGCTATGGCTTTGCACCGTCAGACGGTGAACGGGCTCGCAGGAGTTCCGGCGCCGATCGACGATGTGGATGCGAAGATCCACGCAACTGGTCACGAGGAAATCTGTGCTGCCAGGGAAGCGACCACGGCCGTCATGCTGGGCACACAGGTTCTGCTCGCTGCGGCCCTGGACGAGGGGGGTGTTGTGCTTCTCGATGAGGACAAGTACCTCTTCGACGGCAGGTTGATCCCAGATGGAGCTGACGGCAGTCGGTGGGTGGATGAAGAGATGCCCTACAGCGAATACCTGACGGTCCTCCACCTTGAGCCGGGCGAGCCGCCGGAGCTCTGACCCAGGGATCCGACCCGACCGGCGGTTCGTTCGTTGGTGCGAAGGGAAGGCCGGGGACGGAAGGATCAGCTTCCGTCCCCGGCCGTATGCCTTGACTCAGGTCATGCACCAGCCGGAGTCGCACGAACCGTCCCCGTCGTCGGCGTCACAGCTCGCCAAGCCCTCTTCAGGGATTGCCTGCGCAAGCGGGCGGCCGTACCGCGTGAGGTAAACGGCATCGCGTCCGAGTGCAGCCCGGCGTTCGTTGATCGTCTCTTCCAGCTCCACCGAGAGGGCGAACAGCTCGGGTTCGTGCCTGCGCTGGTGCCGCCAAGCGTCGACAGTGCGGAAGGGGCAGAAGAAGCAGGAGCTTTTCGGCGGCACTGGCAGGCCCGCCTCCGTGATGAGGCGCTCACAGTCGGTCCTGCGGAGTCCGAGATCGAGAAGCGGATACTCGATGATCTCGTGAGGCTCTCGCCGACGCCGATTGGCGCGGTGGATCTCGTCGAGGGATATACCGATACCCACCGCAGCCGGATGCTCTGCGGTGGCTCCGTGCTCTCGAAGCCACCGTCCAATCACCTTGATCTTGAAGTCCGCCGTGCAGTTGCGTCGGCCCGGAGCGCCGTTGGCCATGCGGACCGGGATGGGGATCGACCGCGTGTCTGGCCGGTTCAGCCGCTGCATCAGCGTTTCGGTGGTTCCGTCCCGACGGCGGCGCTTGAGCTCATTTACCTCAATCCCGGCGCGGGCGGCGTACGGGATGGCGATCTCGCGAACGTAGGCCAGCGTCGCAGGATGCTCGCTGTCGTCGCCGACGTTGGCGAAGAGGAAGGTGCGGAAGTCGATCTCTTTGCGAGCGGCCAGTACGAGCAGGGCCGTGCTCTGGACGCCACCGCCGTAGGAGATGACCTTCATGGGGTGCCGGTTGAGCCCGCTGGAACTGGCTCGCGGAGTGGGGTCGGTTGGCTCGGCGTGATGGGCTCCCGGGGTCTGCTGCAAGATCGACATGTGAGAGATAGTATGGATGTGATCTGCGCAAATCAAGTGTTCCTCTCACAGCTGTCGGCGAACAGGGTGTGCTGGCGTGGGGCGCTTGCACGCCGGAGGTTGTGCCCGGAGAGGTGAACTAGCGCTGAGGCGTGATGGTGACGGAGTAGCCGCCGGCCAGGACCGATGTGAGGAACTCGGCTGCGGCGGCCTGGTCGGCAGCAGTGAATGTCTGTGCGCCGGGCAGAGGCTTCTGCGGCGGGGATACGGCAGGGGGTCTGGTTCTGCGCCCGCGAGGTTTCTGGGAGCCGCGCTGCCCTGCACGGAGCTTGGCGACCTCGGCCTGGTCGATGGTCCGCTGCCGTTGTGGTGCGTCGGCCAGGATGGTCTCCAGGAGCCAGAGCGGGGAACCGGAGAGGACTAGGTCGGCCTCGGCGATCCTCCGCCGGTTACGCCAACGGGAGACTGCCTGTGCGTCCCGACCGAGGACGCGGCCTGCTTCCTGGATGCCGAGGATGACGGGCAGTTGCTCCTTGTCCTGCACGTCATAGCCGTGAGGGATGCTGGCCCTGTAATCCGTCAGTTGTTGCTGATCGACCTGACGGTCGCCGTCACCGTGGATGTGAAGCACCGTCGCCAGCAGCCAGTACGGGTT
The Streptomyces sp. NBC_01723 genome window above contains:
- a CDS encoding phosphoadenosine phosphosulfate reductase, with amino-acid sequence MKVISYGGGVQSTALLVLAARKEIDFRTFLFANVGDDSEHPATLAYVREIAIPYAARAGIEVNELKRRRRDGTTETLMQRLNRPDTRSIPIPVRMANGAPGRRNCTADFKIKVIGRWLREHGATAEHPAAVGIGISLDEIHRANRRRREPHEIIEYPLLDLGLRRTDCERLITEAGLPVPPKSSCFFCPFRTVDAWRHQRRHEPELFALSVELEETINERRAALGRDAVYLTRYGRPLAQAIPEEGLASCDADDGDGSCDSGWCMT